The genomic interval CCATCGGCCGGACTTGCGCAACCAACCGGCCTCATCGCCAACATCGAGCACCGGTCGACAATCAGCCTCAACGGGCCGTGGCACTACATCGTCGATCCGTACGACTCTGGCTATTACGACTACCGGCACCTGCCCCGCACGGACGGCTATTTCCAGAATGCGGTGCCGCGCGACAAGCGCGACCTGGTCGAATACAGCTTCGCAAAGTCCGACACTCTGATGGTTCCGGGCGACTGGAACAGCCAGAAGAAGGAGCTCTTCTACTACGAGGGCACGGTCTGGTACGAGCGCTCGTTCACCTATCGCAAGCCGCCAAGCAAACGGGTGTTTCTCGCCGTGGGCGCCGCGAACTACCTCGCTCGCGTCTACGTGAACGCCAAGCAGGTGTGCGAACACGAAGGCGGCTTCACTGGCTTCAACTGCGAAGTGACGGACCAGGTGAACGACGGCGAGAACTTCGTGGTGATCTATGTCAACAACCAGCGGCGACGCGACGCGGTGCCCACCGATGTGACGGACTGGTGGAATTATGGTGGGCTGACCCGCGACGTCGAGCTGGTCGAGGTACCGGCCATCTTCCTCGAGGACTACTTCCTTCAGTTGCGCAAGGGTTCGGTCAGCCACATTGAGGGCTGGGTGCGGATGAGCGAGGGTTCCCACCCGGTGACGGTGCGGATCCCGGAACTGAACGTCGAGCAGCGGGTCCAGACCGACGCGACCGGCGCAGCCGACATCCGAATCGATGCGCCGGGGCTGGAACGCTGGTCGGAATGGGGAAGTCGTCCGCGACCGCATCGGCTTCCGCACCATCGAGGTGCGCGGGCGCGAGATCCTGGTGAACGGCACGCCGGTGTTCCTGCGCGGCATCTCCATGCACGAAGAGGCGCCGCTCCGCTCGGGGCGCGGGTCGAGCGAGCAGGATGCCACCACGCTCCTCGGATGGGTGCAGGAACTGAACGGCAATTTTGCGCGGCTCGCGCACTACCCGCACAATCGCAATATGGCGCGCGTGGCGGATCGCGCCGGCGTATTCCTCTGGTCCGAAATCCCGGTGTACTGGACGATCGACTGGGAGAATCCGGCGACGCTGGCCAACGCGAAGCGGCAACTCGGCGAGATGATCCGGCGCGACAAGAATCGCGCGTCCGTGATTCTGTGGTCGGTCGGCAACGAGACGCCGCTGACGCCGGCCCGTCTGGCGTTCATGACCGAGCTGGTGACGACCGCGCACCGGCTGGATCCCAGCAGGCCTGTGACCGCGGCGCTCGAGACGCACTACACCGACCGCAACACCAAGGTCATCGACGACCCGCTCGGCAAGGTGCTCGACGTGCTCGGGTGCAACGAATACGTAGGCTGGTACGAGCGCACGCCCGAGGACGCCGACGCGATTACGTGGAAGACCGTCTACGACAAGCCCCTTGTCATGAGCGAGTTCGGCGGTGACGCCCGCGCCGGTCTCCACGGCGGCGTCGATGAGCGCTGGACCGAGGAGTACCAGGAGAATCTGTATCAGCACCAGTTCGAGATGCTGAAGAAGATCGACTTCCTGCGGGGCGCGAGCCCGTGGATCCTCATGGACTTCCGGTCGCCCCGCCGGGTGCTGCCGGGCATTCAGGACAACTACAATCGTAAGGGCCTCGTGTCGGACAAGGGAGAGAAGAAGAAGGCGTTCTTTGCCCTAAAGGACTTCTACCGCCAACGTCTCGCGGGCCAGCCCGCAAGGTGACGCCCGCAAGCGCGGCGACACGCGCGTCGGTCAGATGGGTTTCCCGATGCTCAGAACGCGGCCGACAGCATATGCTTCGGCCCGCGGAGGCTGCGTGACACGACTGGGAATTGGCGTCATTGGTGCGGGCGCGGCGGTGCTCTGGTTGACGGCCGGTTCGGGATCCACGAGCGGCGCGGCCGATCCTGGAGCGCAAATGGGAACCGTCAGCGTTGACGTCTGGCGGCCGGATGAGCCACCGATTCCGGACGTTCGTCGATTCGCTCTGACCGAAGCCGACCGGCGGCGTGTGTTCCAGGCCGCCGAGGCGTACCTGAAAGAAGCGCCGGTGACAGTGACCGCTTCTCACTCGCCCCGGAGCGCGGGGGGGCTTCACGACTTCTCTTCCGAAGGCGATTACTGGTGGCCGGATCCGGTGAATCCAGGCGGTCCGTACATCCAGCGTGACGGGATGTCGAACCCGGACAATTTCGTAGACCATCGCCGGGCGATGATCAGATTCAGCGAGCACGTCTCCACGCTGACCTCCGCATACGTGCTGACTCGTGACGAGCGGTTCTCCGCGCACGCCATCATCCACTTGCGCGCGTGGTTCATCGACGAAGCCACGCGGATGAACCCGAATCTGCTGTACGCGCAGGCGATCTGCAAGAAGGCGACGGGGCGGGGTACCGGCATCATCGATACGATTCATCTGGTTGAGGTGGCGCGGGCGACCGAACGGCTCTCGATCTCGACATCGGCCCGACCGGCGGACATCGCGGGCATCAAGGACTGGTTCTCTCGGTATCTCGCGTGGCTGACCACTCATCAGTACGGCATCGACGAGCGGAATGCGAAGAACAATCACGGTACCTGCTGGGTGATGCAGGTGGCGGCGTTCGCGCACCTCACTGGCAACACCGCCATACTCGATGATTGTCGCAAACGGTACAAGGACGTGCTGCTGCCCGGTCAGATGGCCGCTGACGGGAGCTTCCCTCTCGAAATCAAGCGCACCAAGCCGTATGGCTATTCGCTCTTCAACCTCGACGCCTTCGCGACCATCTGCCAGATCGTGTCGACGCCGAACGACTCCCTCTGGACGTTCGCGCTCCCCGATGGCCGGGGGATTCGGAAAGGCATGGCCTTTCTGTTCCCATACATGAAGAACAAGGCCGCCTGGCCGTTTCCGAAGGATGTGATGTACTTCGACGAGTGGCCTGTCAGGCATCCCAGCCTGTTGTTTGCGGGGCTCGGGCTGAATGAGGGCGCGTACCTCGACTTGTGGGCTTCGCTCAATTCGTCGCCCACCACCGAGGAGGTCATCAGAAATCTGCCGGTCCGCCATCCGCTTCTTTGGGTGGAGGTGCCCTCCACACCTTGATGTTGATAGAATTCTCTGCGCTCCTCCTGTCACGGCCCCTGCGCGTTGTCGCGTGGACGGATTCACACTGATGGACATCGATATTGCCGTGGTTCCCGTCGCCGGTCTCGGTACGCGATTGCTTCCGGCCACGAAGTCGCAACCCAAGGAAATGCTGCCGGTCGGGCGCAAGCCGGTCGTGCAGTACGTCGTCGAAGAACTGACCCGGGTCGGGATCAAGCGCATGCTGTTCATCACGGGGCCGGGCAAGACCTCGATCGAGAATCACTTTGATCTGAACGGCGAACTGATTCAGACCCTGCGCGAGACAGGCAAAGAGGAGCTGCTGGCCGAACTGGAGTTCGACCGGACCGCGGTCCAGTACTTCTACACGCGCCAGCGCCAGTTGCTTGGCCTTGGACACGCGGTATTGTGCGCCCGGGCACTGGTCGGCCACCAGCCGTTCGTCGTGGCCCTGGGAGATTCCATCATCGGGATGCACGCCGAATCCGATGTGGTTGGGCGGATGACTCGTCAATTCGTCGACAACCACGCGGTGGCCGTCATCGCGTTTGAGGAGGTGCCCGACGCCGACGTCTCCAACTACGGCATCGCGCGGCCGCGAACCAGCGGAGACGTCTTCGAAGTGGCCGACCTGGTCGAAAAGCCCGCCAGGTACGAGGCCCCGAGCAACCTGGCCATCGCGGCCCGCTACGTGCTCTCGCCCCTGATTTTCGACGCGCTCGCCAGGACCTCTCCAGGCAAGGATGGAGAGATTCAGCTGACCGACGCGATTCGATCACTGTTGCGCGACGGTGGCCGCGTGTACGGCGTGCGGCTGCATCATGATGAACGCCGGTACGATATCGGGAACTTCGAGTCCTATTTCGAAGCGTTTGTCGAGTTCGCCCTCGCCGATGCGAAGTTCGGTCCGGCGCTCCGGCGCCGGCTGGAGGAACTGCTCCATGTTCCTCACGCGTAACCGCGCCTACGCGCGGGCGGGCCTCGTCGGCAACCCCTCGGACGGGTACCACGGCAAGACGATTTCGATCAGCGTCAGGAATTTCTGTGCCGAGGTGGTGTTGTACGAATGGGATTCGGTCGACATCGTGCTGGCCGAAGGCGATCGGGCGACGTTCGGATCGGTATACGACCTTGCGCGCGATGTGCGCCTGCACGGCTACTACGGCGGCATCCGGCTCATCAAGGCGACGATCAAACAGTTCGTCGAGTACTGCCAGAGCCGCAAGCTGACACTTCACGAGCGAAACTTCTCGGTTCGCTATCAGACGAACATCCCGCGACAGGTCGGGCTGGCCGGGTCGAGCGCGATTATCGTGGCCACCCTCCGCAGCCTGATGGACTTCTACGGTATCCGGATTCCCATCGAAGCCCAGCCGAGCTTTGTGCTGCGGGTTGAGCAGAAGGAACTCGGCATCGCCGCCGGACTCCAGGACCGCGTCATTCAGGTCTACGAAGGCCTGGTCTACATGGACTTCGACAGACGCTGCGAACGGATCGTCGAGGGACTGCCCTCCTATCATTACGAACGGCTCGATCCCGCCCTCCTGCCAAACATGTACCTGGCGTACCACGACGCGCTGAGCGAACCGACGGAAGTGTTTCACAACAACATCCGCGAACGCTTCAACCGCGGCGAACCGGAGGTAATCCAGGCGATGACGCACTTCGCGGGCCTGGCTGCCCAGGGACGCGACGCGCTGCTGGCGGGCGATGCCGAGGCGCTGGCTGCGCTGATGAACGAGAATTTCGACACACGCCGTAGCATCTACCAGCTTCCGCCGTGGCAGATCGATCAGATCGAGATCGCGCGGCGCTGCGGCGCGAGCGCCAAGTTTGCGGGATCGGGCGGGGCGATCCTGGGCACGTACCGAGACGAACCGATGTTCGACAATGTCCGCGCACAACTGTCGCTGGCCGGTTCCCGGACGATCAAGCCCATCGTCTCCTGACGCTACTTCTTCGGTGGCGGGGCGGTAGACGACGGGGCGGGTTTACCGTCAACCGAGTCCGGCTCCATCAGCTCGCTGCGCGTGCCATCCGGATCGTAGAGATTGAGCTGGCGCTTGCGGTTGATGCCCGTCCGG from Acidobacteriota bacterium carries:
- a CDS encoding alginate lyase family protein; protein product: MTRLGIGVIGAGAAVLWLTAGSGSTSGAADPGAQMGTVSVDVWRPDEPPIPDVRRFALTEADRRRVFQAAEAYLKEAPVTVTASHSPRSAGGLHDFSSEGDYWWPDPVNPGGPYIQRDGMSNPDNFVDHRRAMIRFSEHVSTLTSAYVLTRDERFSAHAIIHLRAWFIDEATRMNPNLLYAQAICKKATGRGTGIIDTIHLVEVARATERLSISTSARPADIAGIKDWFSRYLAWLTTHQYGIDERNAKNNHGTCWVMQVAAFAHLTGNTAILDDCRKRYKDVLLPGQMAADGSFPLEIKRTKPYGYSLFNLDAFATICQIVSTPNDSLWTFALPDGRGIRKGMAFLFPYMKNKAAWPFPKDVMYFDEWPVRHPSLLFAGLGLNEGAYLDLWASLNSSPTTEEVIRNLPVRHPLLWVEVPSTP
- a CDS encoding UTP--glucose-1-phosphate uridylyltransferase, translating into MDIDIAVVPVAGLGTRLLPATKSQPKEMLPVGRKPVVQYVVEELTRVGIKRMLFITGPGKTSIENHFDLNGELIQTLRETGKEELLAELEFDRTAVQYFYTRQRQLLGLGHAVLCARALVGHQPFVVALGDSIIGMHAESDVVGRMTRQFVDNHAVAVIAFEEVPDADVSNYGIARPRTSGDVFEVADLVEKPARYEAPSNLAIAARYVLSPLIFDALARTSPGKDGEIQLTDAIRSLLRDGGRVYGVRLHHDERRYDIGNFESYFEAFVEFALADAKFGPALRRRLEELLHVPHA
- a CDS encoding GHMP kinase — protein: MFLTRNRAYARAGLVGNPSDGYHGKTISISVRNFCAEVVLYEWDSVDIVLAEGDRATFGSVYDLARDVRLHGYYGGIRLIKATIKQFVEYCQSRKLTLHERNFSVRYQTNIPRQVGLAGSSAIIVATLRSLMDFYGIRIPIEAQPSFVLRVEQKELGIAAGLQDRVIQVYEGLVYMDFDRRCERIVEGLPSYHYERLDPALLPNMYLAYHDALSEPTEVFHNNIRERFNRGEPEVIQAMTHFAGLAAQGRDALLAGDAEALAALMNENFDTRRSIYQLPPWQIDQIEIARRCGASAKFAGSGGAILGTYRDEPMFDNVRAQLSLAGSRTIKPIVS